The following proteins are co-located in the Melanotaenia boesemani isolate fMelBoe1 chromosome 5, fMelBoe1.pri, whole genome shotgun sequence genome:
- the LOC121640192 gene encoding B-cell receptor CD22-like codes for MFISSSDEAAMIIHSVSKSDAGSYKCKISGAGESQEKFLFVIGLILEGLVSPVTEGDSVTLHCKNKKDPTKNIADFYRHGVRIHTGYDAKMTIPRVSKDDEGPYKCSISGFGESAETQLVIRENNTFTPQENQKNSSTYGSFYFFVRLSAVIGLSVAGLLVVVGVGCLNTKRAG; via the exons ATGTTTATCAGTAGCAGTGATGAAGCAGCGATGATCATCCACAGCGTCTCTAAGTCTGATGCAGGTTCCTATAAATGTAAAATCTCTGGAGCTGGAGAATCACAAGAAAAATTCCTTTTTGTTATTG GTTTAATCCTGGAGGGTCTGGTCTCTCCTGTGACGGAGGGAGACTCTGTGACTCTTCACTGCAAAAATAAGAAGGATCCCACAAAAAACATTGCAGATTTCTACAGACATGGCGTCCGTATCCACACTGGCTACGATGCAAAGATGACCATCCCCAGAGTTTCTAAGGACGATGAGGGACCTTATAAGTGCAGCATCTCTGGATTTGGAGAGTCAGCAGAAACCCAGCTGGTTATACGAG AAAATAATACTTTTACGCCTCAAGAGAATCAGAAGAATTCTTCAACCTATGgcagcttttatttctttgtccGGTTATCAGCTGTCATTGGATTGTCGGTGGCTGGActtctggtggtggtgggggttgGCTGCCTCAATACAAAAAGAG CTGGCTGA